One segment of Streptomyces sp. NBC_00576 DNA contains the following:
- a CDS encoding SpoIIE family protein phosphatase: protein MVIEGNVSADGVASSSYPFGAARVGESPERDDALVSAVVGAVEVTGAHAGSVFLLSGDHHSLLLAAACGTPPSLLGGWRRIPVDSRIPVAEAYRSGRMVHLTDAEETMRRFPQLSVAVPYPFGSASVPVRAGRRTFGTMAVLWTPGPDRTGLSRAQRRRLRSAADRLGTALAGLSARRLFAEWDERTAPMVVPLASAPVIRVGLFDWNLDTGSFTADDELCAIFGIPPREFDGRAATLAARIDPADLPGFRSAAHAAVEEGHVLAHCVSILDGGGRLRTVELWGRVPESLHDPRTASHLVGAVLDSGSGMAAVAALERLTDGFFALSPDGRVTYANHSLEGLLRVRHDELLGQRPWDVLPWLADPVYEDRYRAAVVSQQPVSFLVRRPPDEWLAFSLHPDGQGMTGWAAPVRQPLPDGAGPGTFVAEEGPPVSSSPPPTAPRLGSLYRVLQLGSALTEAVTAHEVFDAVADQLLPAFGGQKLAIAVVEERRLHLLAQRGYSKGFLAGFEGTPLHARLPVTDALTSGAPLFVETREELLETYPGTLVGHSNSWAFLPLIASNRPVGACMLAFDDVHRFPDEERGLLTALGGLIAQALERAKLYDAEYALARGLQNALLPHRLPTLPGLRVTGRYVPGTRGMDIGGDWYDVIPVGDEVALIVGDVEGHNVAAAAAMGQLRSAMRAFVTAGHRPSDVLASTNRLHMDLDPALLASCCYALLHPRSGVVRIVRAGHCPPLLRLPDGHTDILNVPGGPLIGVEAMPDYPESELHLAPGSILALYTDGLIERRGSDIGSGIRRLRASLAAMGGDRLEELADRLLQDACRSHERMDDIALLLTEYAPPPGDGCGTTVHTR, encoded by the coding sequence ATGGTGATCGAGGGCAACGTGTCGGCCGACGGTGTGGCATCGAGCTCGTATCCGTTCGGCGCCGCGCGTGTCGGCGAATCGCCCGAGCGTGACGACGCGCTGGTCAGCGCCGTCGTCGGTGCCGTGGAGGTGACCGGAGCGCATGCCGGAAGTGTGTTCCTGCTCTCCGGCGACCATCACTCGCTCCTCCTGGCCGCGGCGTGCGGGACACCGCCCTCACTGCTGGGCGGTTGGCGTCGGATTCCGGTGGACAGCCGCATTCCGGTGGCGGAGGCGTACCGCTCGGGGCGCATGGTCCACCTGACCGACGCGGAGGAGACGATGCGGCGCTTCCCCCAGCTCTCGGTCGCCGTGCCCTACCCGTTCGGCTCTGCCTCGGTGCCCGTAAGAGCGGGCCGGCGGACTTTCGGAACGATGGCGGTGTTGTGGACGCCCGGGCCCGACCGGACAGGGCTGTCGAGGGCGCAGCGTCGGCGGCTGCGCTCCGCGGCCGACCGTCTGGGCACCGCACTCGCCGGTCTGAGCGCACGCCGGCTGTTCGCCGAGTGGGACGAACGGACGGCTCCGATGGTGGTCCCGCTGGCGTCCGCTCCGGTGATAAGGGTGGGCCTGTTCGACTGGAACCTCGACACCGGGTCCTTCACGGCGGACGACGAACTGTGCGCGATCTTCGGGATTCCGCCCCGCGAGTTCGACGGACGGGCGGCCACCCTGGCGGCCAGAATCGATCCGGCGGACCTGCCCGGCTTCCGGTCAGCCGCGCATGCCGCGGTCGAGGAGGGGCATGTGCTCGCGCACTGCGTGAGCATCCTGGACGGCGGCGGGAGGCTTCGCACCGTCGAGCTGTGGGGCCGGGTGCCCGAGAGCCTGCACGACCCGCGGACGGCGTCCCATCTGGTCGGGGCCGTGCTCGATTCCGGAAGCGGCATGGCTGCTGTGGCGGCGCTCGAGCGGCTCACGGACGGCTTCTTCGCGCTCTCCCCGGACGGCCGTGTCACCTACGCGAACCACAGCCTCGAGGGCCTGCTCCGGGTCCGCCATGACGAGCTGCTCGGCCAACGCCCCTGGGACGTGCTGCCCTGGCTGGCCGATCCCGTGTACGAGGACCGCTACCGGGCCGCCGTGGTCTCCCAGCAACCGGTCTCTTTCCTGGTCCGCCGCCCACCCGACGAGTGGCTCGCCTTCTCCCTGCACCCCGACGGGCAGGGCATGACGGGATGGGCGGCACCCGTGAGGCAGCCGCTGCCCGACGGGGCCGGACCCGGGACGTTCGTCGCGGAGGAGGGTCCTCCCGTCTCCTCGTCACCTCCGCCCACGGCCCCCCGCCTGGGATCCCTCTACCGCGTGCTCCAGCTGGGCAGCGCCCTCACCGAGGCGGTCACCGCGCACGAGGTGTTCGACGCCGTCGCCGACCAGTTGCTGCCCGCTTTCGGCGGCCAGAAGCTGGCGATCGCCGTCGTGGAGGAGCGGCGCCTGCACCTGCTCGCGCAGCGCGGCTACTCGAAGGGCTTCCTCGCCGGCTTCGAAGGGACCCCGCTGCATGCCCGGCTGCCGGTGACGGACGCGCTGACCTCCGGGGCCCCGCTGTTCGTCGAGACCCGGGAGGAGCTCCTCGAGACCTACCCCGGGACCCTGGTCGGCCACTCGAACTCCTGGGCGTTCCTGCCGTTGATCGCCTCCAACCGCCCGGTCGGCGCCTGCATGCTCGCCTTCGACGACGTCCACCGGTTCCCCGACGAGGAGCGCGGCCTCCTCACCGCGCTGGGCGGCCTGATCGCCCAGGCTCTCGAACGCGCCAAGCTCTACGACGCCGAATACGCCCTCGCCCGCGGCCTGCAGAACGCCCTGCTGCCCCACCGGCTGCCCACGCTGCCGGGCCTCCGCGTCACCGGGCGCTATGTTCCGGGCACCAGGGGGATGGACATCGGGGGCGACTGGTACGACGTCATCCCCGTCGGTGACGAGGTCGCGTTGATCGTCGGGGACGTCGAGGGACACAACGTGGCCGCCGCGGCCGCCATGGGACAGCTGCGCAGCGCGATGCGGGCCTTCGTCACCGCCGGCCATCGGCCGAGCGACGTCCTCGCCAGTACCAACCGGCTCCATATGGACCTCGACCCCGCGCTGCTCGCCAGCTGCTGCTACGCACTCCTCCACCCCCGTTCGGGGGTCGTGCGCATCGTCCGCGCGGGCCACTGCCCGCCCCTGCTGCGTCTGCCCGACGGACACACCGACATCCTGAACGTACCGGGCGGCCCTCTGATCGGCGTCGAGGCAATGCCCGACTATCCGGAGTCGGAGCTGCACCTCGCGCCCGGATCGATCCTCGCCCTGTACACCGACGGGCTCATCGAGAGGCGCGGCTCGGACATCGGTTCCGGCATCCGCAGGCTCCGGGCCTCGCTGGCCGCCATGGGCGGGGACCGCCTGGAGGAGCTGGCCGACCGGCTGTTGCAGGATGCCTGCCGGTCCCACGAAAGGATGGACGACATCGCGCTCCTGCTCACCGAGTACGCCCCGCCACCCGGAGATGGCTGCGGAACCACCGTCCACACGCGCTGA
- a CDS encoding substrate-binding domain-containing protein — MNCNRKATPGALKARSVTAALLAAATVLAGCERGSSSAPEGSTTGPSGCPAAQARAQAAVRQAEKTDVPWNGPTSGPSAVSGKTIVYVAQTMTNPGVAGAAKGVSAAARVIGWNVRVIDGGGTPAGIQAAMSEAVALKPSGIVIGGFDPGSTSQQVSRADAARIPLVGWHAVAAPGPSRQPRLFTNVTTNVEDVAGVSAQWVISNSGGHAGVVVFTDASIPFAKNKSELIRKGLRTCSGVKLLAYENIPIPDASSRTPREVSSLLARFQGRWTHSVAINDLYFADAAPAFRAAGKKGSGPPFNIGAGDGDPSAFQRINSEQYQAATVPEPLSLQGWQIIDEFNRAFSGRPASGYVAPVHIATADNSEGATAWDPSGYREAYRKLWGT; from the coding sequence GTGAACTGCAACCGCAAAGCCACCCCCGGCGCGCTCAAGGCTCGGTCCGTCACCGCCGCCCTGCTGGCTGCGGCAACCGTCCTTGCCGGCTGCGAACGCGGCTCGTCGAGCGCCCCGGAGGGCTCCACCACGGGACCGAGCGGCTGCCCCGCGGCCCAGGCAAGGGCCCAGGCCGCCGTCAGACAGGCGGAGAAGACGGACGTTCCCTGGAACGGACCGACCAGCGGCCCGTCGGCGGTGTCCGGCAAGACCATCGTCTACGTCGCCCAGACCATGACCAATCCCGGCGTCGCGGGCGCTGCGAAAGGCGTGAGCGCAGCTGCACGGGTCATCGGCTGGAACGTCCGGGTGATCGACGGTGGTGGTACCCCCGCCGGCATCCAGGCGGCAATGAGCGAGGCCGTAGCCCTCAAGCCCTCGGGCATCGTCATCGGTGGCTTCGACCCGGGCTCGACCTCGCAGCAGGTCTCGCGGGCCGACGCGGCACGGATCCCGCTCGTCGGCTGGCACGCGGTCGCTGCCCCCGGCCCCAGTCGGCAGCCCAGACTCTTCACCAACGTCACCACCAACGTCGAGGACGTGGCCGGAGTAAGCGCGCAATGGGTCATCTCGAACTCGGGTGGCCACGCCGGGGTCGTGGTCTTCACCGACGCCTCGATCCCCTTCGCCAAGAACAAGTCCGAACTGATCAGGAAGGGGCTCCGCACGTGTTCGGGCGTGAAGCTGCTGGCGTACGAGAACATCCCTATCCCGGACGCGAGCAGCCGCACCCCACGGGAGGTCTCCTCGCTCCTCGCCCGCTTCCAGGGCAGGTGGACCCACTCCGTCGCCATCAACGACCTCTACTTCGCCGATGCCGCCCCGGCCTTCCGCGCGGCCGGCAAGAAGGGTTCCGGCCCGCCCTTCAACATCGGCGCCGGAGACGGCGACCCCTCCGCCTTCCAGCGCATCAACAGTGAGCAGTACCAGGCGGCCACCGTGCCCGAGCCACTGTCCCTGCAGGGCTGGCAGATCATCGATGAGTTCAACCGAGCCTTCTCCGGCCGTCCCGCCAGCGGATATGTAGCCCCCGTCCACATCGCCACCGCCGACAACAGCGAGGGTGCCACCGCCTGGGACCCGTCGGGCTACCGGGAGGCGTACCGGAAGCTCTGGGGTACGTAA
- a CDS encoding ABC transporter permease, which translates to MNRLGRRGRPGLPARLPGPGGHLIGAYGLLALTALLFLIFSFTLPRTFPTRDTVDSILSNQSIPAVLALAAMVPIVTGAFDLSIGYGLGLAHVMVLQLVVDVGWPWPLACLAVIGGGAVVGVLNGVIVEFGRIDSFIATLGTGSMMYAVTGWITGGGRIVPGPQGLPAAFTDIYDSRFLGLPVPAWYVLALAVVLWLVLERLPLGRYLYVVGSNPRAADLVGIPTRRYSVYAFAASGLIVGFAGVLLAAQQQIGNPSVGLDYLLPAFVGALLGSTAIKPGRPNAMGTLVAVAVLAVGLTGIGQMGADFWTVPLFYGGTLLIAVGLAGYSARRLRTGAVAARDSPAVPPEPPSAPTQDGGAAGAPP; encoded by the coding sequence CTGAACCGACTCGGCCGACGAGGCAGGCCCGGTCTCCCGGCGCGATTGCCAGGCCCGGGTGGGCACCTCATCGGTGCCTACGGCCTTCTGGCACTCACGGCCCTGCTCTTCCTGATCTTCTCCTTCACCCTGCCGCGTACCTTCCCCACCCGGGACACCGTCGACTCGATCCTTTCCAACCAGTCGATCCCGGCCGTTCTCGCGCTCGCCGCCATGGTCCCCATCGTGACCGGCGCGTTCGACCTCTCCATCGGCTACGGCCTCGGCCTGGCGCACGTGATGGTGTTGCAGCTCGTCGTCGACGTCGGGTGGCCCTGGCCGCTTGCCTGCCTCGCGGTGATCGGTGGAGGGGCGGTCGTCGGCGTCCTCAATGGCGTCATCGTCGAGTTCGGCCGGATCGATTCCTTCATCGCCACTCTCGGGACCGGCAGCATGATGTACGCCGTGACCGGCTGGATCACCGGCGGCGGCCGGATCGTCCCCGGCCCGCAAGGCCTCCCGGCCGCCTTCACCGACATCTACGACTCGAGGTTCCTCGGCCTTCCGGTCCCTGCCTGGTACGTGCTCGCCCTGGCCGTCGTCCTCTGGTTGGTGCTGGAGCGGCTGCCGCTCGGCCGGTATCTGTACGTCGTCGGCTCGAACCCGCGCGCGGCCGACCTCGTCGGCATCCCGACCCGCAGGTACAGCGTCTACGCTTTCGCCGCGTCGGGGCTGATCGTCGGCTTCGCCGGTGTGCTGCTCGCCGCCCAGCAGCAGATCGGTAATCCGAGCGTCGGACTGGACTACCTGCTGCCCGCATTCGTCGGCGCCCTTCTCGGCTCCACCGCGATCAAACCCGGCCGCCCCAATGCGATGGGCACCCTCGTCGCCGTCGCTGTACTCGCAGTGGGCCTCACCGGCATCGGCCAGATGGGCGCCGACTTCTGGACGGTCCCTCTGTTCTACGGCGGCACCCTGCTCATCGCCGTCGGCCTGGCCGGCTACTCCGCGCGCCGCCTGCGCACCGGCGCCGTCGCGGCCCGCGATTCGCCTGCCGTACCCCCGGAGCCGCCGTCCGCCCCGACGCAGGACGGTGGCGCAGCGGGCGCCCCTCCATGA
- a CDS encoding sugar ABC transporter ATP-binding protein: protein MTVGNNSPGRSPEMPVEPLVRVRGLAKRFGGTLALAGVDLDVQAGSVLALLGPNGAGKSTLIKVLAGVHHADTGRITVDGHPLGSHAASRSMSFIHQDLGLVEWMTVAENIALSAGYPRRAGLISWRRNREHCAEALHIVAGHLDPDAPIARLAPAERSLVAIARALATRAKLIVLDEPTARLPAADCARLFRVLHALRDRGHGILYVSHRLDEVYEVADTFAVLRDGRLVSHGALEGRSPARLLHDIVGEELTDHHPTTSPVPGPAVLTLVGVRTAGAGPVSLELRAGEALGLVGLSGAGHRDLGRALAGSRPVLDGRALLGGRPYSPRTVAQAVRLGVAFVPGDRQQEGCLAELTVRENFLANPRAGGLPALRWISPRRERAEAATLIERFTVRPRDSEAPIATLSGGNQQKVMIGRWLRVGLRVLILEEPTASVDVGAKAALHRLLDEALAGGLAVLLISTDFQEVVDVCGRALVFARGSVTAELSGPALTVYGLTRAASSMPASGTASNP from the coding sequence ATGACAGTCGGGAACAACTCGCCAGGCCGATCACCGGAGATGCCCGTGGAACCTCTGGTCCGCGTCCGCGGGCTCGCCAAGCGGTTCGGCGGGACCCTCGCGCTGGCCGGGGTCGACCTGGACGTCCAAGCCGGCAGCGTCCTCGCCCTTCTCGGTCCCAACGGAGCCGGAAAGTCGACGCTCATCAAGGTGCTCGCCGGCGTCCACCACGCCGACACAGGGCGGATCACGGTGGACGGGCACCCGCTCGGGAGTCATGCCGCTTCCCGCAGCATGTCCTTCATCCACCAGGATCTCGGTCTGGTGGAGTGGATGACGGTCGCCGAGAACATCGCCCTGAGCGCCGGGTATCCGCGGCGCGCCGGACTGATCTCCTGGCGGCGGAACCGAGAGCACTGCGCCGAGGCCCTGCACATCGTCGCCGGACACCTCGATCCCGACGCACCGATCGCCCGGCTCGCCCCGGCAGAGCGTTCACTGGTCGCCATCGCACGAGCCCTGGCGACTCGGGCGAAGCTCATCGTCCTCGACGAGCCGACCGCCCGCCTCCCCGCCGCGGACTGCGCCCGGCTGTTTCGTGTCCTGCACGCACTGCGCGACCGGGGGCACGGCATCCTCTATGTGAGCCACCGTCTGGACGAGGTCTACGAGGTCGCTGACACCTTCGCCGTCCTGCGCGACGGCCGTCTCGTCAGCCACGGCGCACTGGAGGGCCGGAGCCCTGCCCGTCTGTTGCACGACATCGTCGGCGAGGAGCTGACCGACCACCACCCCACCACGTCCCCGGTCCCCGGCCCGGCCGTCCTGACACTCGTCGGCGTACGGACCGCCGGCGCGGGACCGGTCAGCCTGGAGCTCAGGGCCGGGGAAGCCCTGGGCCTGGTCGGCCTCTCGGGCGCCGGACACAGGGACCTGGGCCGAGCCCTCGCGGGTTCCCGGCCCGTCCTCGACGGACGTGCCCTTCTCGGCGGCCGCCCGTACAGTCCCCGTACGGTCGCCCAGGCAGTCCGACTCGGTGTCGCCTTCGTGCCCGGTGACAGACAGCAGGAGGGCTGCCTCGCCGAGCTGACCGTACGGGAGAACTTCCTGGCCAACCCCCGGGCGGGAGGCCTGCCGGCGCTGCGCTGGATCAGCCCCCGCCGCGAACGTGCCGAGGCCGCCACTCTGATCGAACGGTTCACGGTGCGCCCCCGCGACAGCGAGGCCCCCATCGCCACGCTGTCCGGCGGAAACCAGCAGAAGGTCATGATCGGCCGGTGGCTCCGGGTGGGCCTGCGTGTGCTCATCCTCGAGGAGCCGACCGCGAGCGTGGATGTCGGCGCCAAGGCCGCGCTCCACCGCCTGCTCGACGAGGCACTGGCCGGCGGCCTGGCGGTCCTGCTCATCTCCACCGACTTCCAGGAGGTCGTGGACGTGTGCGGGCGCGCGCTGGTTTTCGCCCGCGGGTCCGTGACGGCCGAGCTGAGCGGTCCGGCCCTCACCGTCTACGGGCTCACCCGTGCGGCTTCGTCCATGCCCGCCTCCGGAACCGCGTCGAACCCGTGA
- a CDS encoding SpoIIE family protein phosphatase produces MVPSGGEPVPTGRATEGTGPTRFRERFLQGEPVEAGVRTSILNSWQRCRSMGLSPDQSDLPFREDFDPDARLVHAAVPVLDRLQLRFAGSAMNISLADASGTVLLRRFGEPSQARSLPAIQSVPGFVFAEQVAGTNGIGLALAERQPIRVYGAEHFAERSQGSACRALPVRDPLSGRIEGVLCFGYPRSAEDPELDIVIRRAAEAIERGLLGQSSAREHALLRAYQDTAAEVAVGLYRSIGVDELALELHPRDRAIIMEQAAELISRAQRAAVDVSLPDGRQVTLVSRPMTSASGVEGIAIEAVLSASSQRAPFTVRHQGDVPPGLPAELAVALAPLTSGAVPGVVAPGHLSVTVPGQVAAGGEGVTTADVDGATDGHLESPLPARGLVMVGEPHVGMYALAARRRLELLSEASTCIGTTLDVRRTAEELAETAVPQLADFVTIDLPEPVLRGEESADPHSDLRRTVVHGIRDDCSFHPVGKQIDYGPTTPQLRCLTSGEAVLEPDLRAAAGWLAQDPEYTEQLLSHVHSLIAVPLVARGVVLGVAAFYRSQDPAPFGDDDRSLAQELATRAALSIDNARRYTRERTMVLALQRSLLPHGLPDHDAVEVAHRYLPAESDVGGDWYDVIPLSGTRIGLFVGDVVGHGMLSAATMGQLRTAARSFAELDFPPDEVLTHLDNLVGRLDREDPASDGVGTIGATCLYAIYDPTSQQCVMARAGHPPPALVHPDGNVSFPDLPAGPPLGLGGLPFETAEIHLPEDSQLVLYTDGLIEDRHRDVDVVLDELRGALAHHPERSPEDTCQAILDTVAPTHPYDDVALLVARTHALDPDRIATWDLPADPALVSEVRASATRQMADWGLDEAAFAAELMLSELVTNAIRHGAGPIKVRLLHGRTLICEVSDTSNTAPHLRRAATTDEGGRGLFLVAQLSQSWGTRYTPEGKVIWAECGLDGA; encoded by the coding sequence GTGGTTCCGTCCGGCGGCGAACCAGTACCCACGGGGCGTGCGACAGAGGGCACGGGACCCACCCGTTTCCGTGAGCGGTTCCTGCAGGGGGAGCCGGTCGAGGCGGGTGTGCGCACGTCGATCCTGAATTCCTGGCAGCGGTGCCGGTCCATGGGGCTGTCGCCGGACCAGTCCGACCTTCCCTTCCGGGAGGATTTCGATCCGGACGCCCGGCTCGTCCACGCGGCCGTGCCGGTGCTCGACCGCCTGCAGCTCCGGTTTGCCGGCAGCGCGATGAACATCTCCCTTGCCGATGCGAGCGGGACGGTTCTCCTGCGGCGTTTCGGAGAGCCGTCGCAGGCCCGAAGCCTCCCGGCGATTCAGAGCGTCCCAGGGTTCGTGTTCGCCGAGCAGGTCGCCGGTACCAACGGCATCGGTCTCGCCCTGGCGGAGCGGCAACCCATCCGGGTCTACGGTGCCGAGCACTTCGCCGAGCGCTCCCAGGGCAGCGCCTGCCGCGCGCTTCCCGTCCGCGACCCGCTCAGCGGCCGCATCGAGGGTGTCCTGTGCTTCGGCTATCCGCGCAGCGCCGAGGATCCGGAACTGGACATCGTGATACGCAGGGCGGCCGAGGCCATCGAGCGGGGGCTGCTGGGGCAGAGTTCCGCGCGTGAGCACGCTCTGCTGCGGGCGTACCAGGACACCGCAGCCGAAGTCGCCGTTGGCCTTTACCGCAGCATCGGCGTGGACGAACTGGCCCTCGAACTGCACCCCCGTGACCGGGCGATCATCATGGAGCAGGCCGCCGAACTGATCTCCCGCGCGCAGCGGGCCGCGGTCGACGTGTCCCTGCCCGACGGCCGGCAAGTCACGCTCGTGAGCCGGCCGATGACCAGCGCCTCCGGAGTGGAGGGCATCGCCATCGAGGCCGTCCTCTCCGCCTCCTCGCAGCGCGCGCCTTTCACCGTGCGGCACCAGGGCGACGTGCCGCCGGGCCTCCCCGCCGAACTTGCCGTCGCCCTCGCCCCCCTGACGTCCGGGGCCGTTCCCGGCGTCGTGGCGCCCGGGCATCTCTCCGTCACGGTACCCGGCCAGGTCGCCGCCGGCGGCGAGGGCGTCACGACCGCCGACGTCGACGGCGCGACGGACGGTCACCTCGAATCCCCGCTTCCCGCGAGAGGGCTCGTGATGGTGGGGGAGCCGCACGTGGGGATGTACGCCTTGGCCGCGCGCCGCCGCCTGGAGCTGCTGTCCGAGGCCAGCACCTGCATAGGCACCACCCTGGACGTGCGCCGCACTGCGGAGGAACTCGCCGAGACAGCGGTGCCGCAGTTGGCCGACTTCGTCACCATCGACCTGCCCGAGCCCGTACTGCGCGGCGAGGAGTCCGCCGATCCCCACAGTGACCTGCGCCGTACGGTAGTCCACGGCATCCGCGACGACTGTTCCTTCCACCCCGTCGGCAAGCAGATCGACTATGGCCCGACCACGCCTCAGCTGCGGTGTCTGACCAGCGGCGAGGCAGTGCTGGAGCCGGACCTGAGGGCCGCCGCGGGCTGGCTCGCGCAGGACCCCGAGTACACCGAACAGCTGCTGAGCCACGTCCACTCCCTCATCGCGGTGCCCCTGGTCGCCCGCGGTGTCGTCCTGGGCGTCGCCGCTTTCTACCGCTCGCAGGACCCCGCCCCCTTCGGCGACGACGACCGCTCGCTGGCCCAGGAACTCGCCACCCGCGCCGCGCTGTCCATCGACAACGCCCGGCGCTACACGCGCGAACGCACCATGGTCCTGGCCCTGCAGCGCAGCCTGCTCCCGCACGGTCTACCCGACCATGACGCCGTCGAGGTCGCCCATCGCTACCTGCCCGCCGAGTCCGACGTCGGCGGAGACTGGTACGACGTCATCCCACTGTCCGGCACCCGCATCGGCCTCTTCGTCGGCGACGTCGTCGGCCACGGCATGCTCTCCGCCGCCACGATGGGCCAGCTGCGCACCGCCGCACGCAGCTTCGCCGAACTCGACTTTCCCCCGGACGAAGTGCTCACTCACCTCGACAACCTCGTGGGACGCCTGGACCGGGAGGACCCCGCTTCCGACGGCGTCGGCACCATCGGCGCGACGTGTCTGTACGCCATCTACGACCCGACCTCGCAGCAGTGCGTCATGGCCCGCGCCGGACACCCCCCGCCCGCGCTGGTGCACCCCGACGGCAACGTGTCGTTCCCCGACCTGCCCGCCGGACCCCCTCTCGGCCTCGGGGGCCTGCCCTTCGAAACCGCCGAGATCCACCTCCCGGAAGACAGTCAACTGGTCCTCTACACCGACGGACTCATCGAGGACCGGCACCGCGACGTCGACGTCGTCCTCGACGAGCTGCGCGGGGCCCTGGCCCACCATCCAGAGCGCTCGCCCGAGGACACCTGTCAGGCGATCCTGGACACCGTGGCGCCCACCCATCCGTATGACGACGTCGCTCTGCTCGTCGCCCGCACCCACGCCCTCGACCCGGATCGGATCGCCACCTGGGACCTGCCCGCCGACCCGGCACTCGTCAGCGAGGTCCGCGCCTCCGCCACCCGACAGATGGCCGACTGGGGGCTCGACGAGGCCGCGTTCGCCGCGGAACTGATGCTCAGCGAGCTGGTCACCAACGCCATCCGCCACGGTGCCGGGCCCATCAAGGTACGGCTGCTCCACGGCCGCACCCTGATCTGCGAGGTCTCCGACACCAGCAACACCGCCCCGCACCTGCGCCGGGCGGCCACCACCGACGAGGGCGGCCGCGGCCTCTTCCTCGTCGCGCAGCTGTCACAGAGCTGGGGTACCCGCTACACCCCGGAGGGCAAGGTCATCTGGGCCGAATGCGGGCTCGACGGCGCGTGA
- a CDS encoding cyclase family protein: MSSSSGDAPNLRPTRSRNGPAVSRREFDALFEAVRTWGRWVPADRGAWNRVTVDRVRRATHRVRSGRVVQLAVPWNTRAGPDNRKPALHHMTDLGDVESPEPSTLKDFIGADYHGKGVTHLDALCHIAYRGQLYDGRTAHELVDAAGARFGAVSALGPLVTTGVLLDFPAVFGIRWLEPGQAVHANDIIAAEKALDVTIGEGDAVLMRSGHVRRRGELGSWDPDTASAGFHVDAVPLLAERGIALLGGDGDSDVRPSPVDGVHSPVHALAVAAMGVPLLDNLDLEELSAATAEAGRHKFLLVVAPLNVPGGTGSPVNPVAIL, encoded by the coding sequence ATGAGTTCGAGTTCCGGCGATGCCCCGAATCTCAGGCCGACCCGTAGCCGCAACGGCCCTGCCGTCTCCCGTCGGGAGTTCGACGCACTCTTCGAGGCGGTTCGCACGTGGGGTCGCTGGGTCCCGGCCGACCGCGGTGCCTGGAACCGGGTGACCGTGGACCGCGTGCGGCGGGCCACGCACAGAGTGCGGTCCGGGAGGGTCGTCCAATTGGCGGTGCCCTGGAACACCCGGGCCGGCCCGGACAACCGCAAGCCCGCCCTGCACCACATGACCGATCTCGGTGACGTGGAGAGTCCGGAACCCTCCACCCTCAAGGACTTCATCGGCGCCGACTACCACGGCAAGGGCGTCACCCACCTCGACGCACTGTGTCACATCGCCTACCGGGGGCAGCTCTACGACGGCCGGACGGCACACGAGCTCGTCGATGCCGCAGGCGCCCGCTTCGGTGCGGTGTCGGCGCTCGGGCCCCTCGTCACGACGGGTGTGCTCCTCGACTTCCCCGCCGTCTTCGGGATCCGCTGGCTGGAGCCGGGACAAGCGGTGCACGCGAACGACATCATCGCTGCGGAGAAGGCGCTCGATGTGACGATCGGCGAGGGCGACGCGGTGCTGATGCGCTCCGGGCATGTCCGTCGCCGCGGGGAACTCGGTTCCTGGGACCCCGACACGGCGAGCGCCGGCTTCCACGTGGACGCCGTACCGCTGCTGGCCGAGCGTGGCATCGCGCTGCTCGGCGGGGACGGCGACAGCGATGTACGGCCCTCGCCCGTGGACGGCGTGCATTCGCCGGTCCACGCGCTGGCGGTGGCCGCGATGGGGGTGCCGCTGTTGGACAACCTCGACCTTGAAGAGCTCTCCGCGGCGACCGCCGAGGCGGGGCGGCACAAGTTCCTGCTCGTCGTGGCACCCCTGAACGTCCCGGGCGGGACGGGCTCGCCCGTAAACCCCGTCGCCATCCTGTGA